A single Mangifera indica cultivar Alphonso chromosome 20, CATAS_Mindica_2.1, whole genome shotgun sequence DNA region contains:
- the LOC123204876 gene encoding uncharacterized protein LOC123204876 — protein MDRLLEFGRRAMFYVRVLSGYEERRIRSYRLQIEKRLQQAQKRKEALRKIPEQAILAEVRRMIEEMQTLNKKLEETEAAIEEYFKPIDKEAEYIMKIQLEGEEKTMREMMATLQRQALVEKAEAEKIANKKEHTEEPGSTIMEKHAEMR, from the exons ATGGATAGGTTATTAGAGTTTGGTAGAAGAGCCATGTTTTATGTGAGAGTTCTCTCAGGATATGAAGAACGAAGAATTCGATCTTATAGGTTGCAGATTGAGAAGCGTCTCCAACAG GCACAAAAGAGGAAGGAAGCCTTAAGAAAAATTCCCGAGCAAGCAATATTAGCAGAGGTTCGTCGTATGATTGAGGAGATGCAGACTTTAAATAAGAAGCTAGAAGAAACA GAGGCTGCCATTGAAGAGTACTTCAAACCAATTGACAAGGAAGCCGAGTACATAATGAAAATACAGCTTGAAGGAGAGGAGAAGACAATGAGGGAGATGATGGCAACTCTGCAGAGACAAGCTTTGGTTGAGAAAGCTGAAGCAGAAAAAATTGCAAACAAAAAGGAACATACTGAGGAACCAGGATCCACCATCATGGAAAAACATGCTGAGATGAGATAA